The Prionailurus viverrinus isolate Anna chromosome B4, UM_Priviv_1.0, whole genome shotgun sequence genome has a window encoding:
- the LOC125170676 gene encoding translation initiation factor IF-2-like has translation MSALLTMESEEADLSPGSMSWLYLTKVSRSGGPWAGASGCGDFPSPGGEELLAVFAEDPQRREPAGLRPAREARAGARPGGAGVPRRRAPAGRAAGAAAAQDETEDRRRPCPRAPGAGRRAGREGRAPSRGGDPRAPGAARTGLCSGASHPDRAWGKTRHPAASRGGGVGGGEGAPRPGLTARERFPELTPNREAGPGRVSGPLDDWTKVSQDIQTPN, from the exons ATGTCTGCACTCCTTACCATGGAGTCAGAGGAAGCTGATCTTAGCCCTGGTTCCATGTCATGGCTTTATTTAACGAAAG TATCACGATCAGGGGGCCCGTGGGCCGGTGCCTCGGGATGCGGCGACTTCCCCAGCCCCGGCGGAGAGGAACTCCTCGCTGTGTTCGCCGAGGACCCGCAAAGGCGTGAGCCCGCAGGGTTGCGTCCGGCCAGGGAGGCGCGTGCAGGGGCGCGGCCGGGCGGCGCAGGTGTCCCTCGGAGGCGCGCCCCTGCTGGCCGGGCGGCTGGGGCCGCGGCGGCGCAGGACGAGACGGAGGACCGCCGGCGGCCGTGCCCGCGCGCACCCGGCgcagggaggagggctgggcGAGAGGGCCGGGCCCCGAGCCGTGGCGGGGACCCCAGGGCGCCGGGCGCGGCGAGGACGGGGCTGTGCAGCGGCGCGAGCCACCCCGACCGGGCGTGGGGCAAAACCCGCCACCCGGCGGCGTCGCGGGGTGGGGGCGTGGGAGGCGGCGAGGGAGCTCCCAGGCCGGGGCTCACCGCCAGGGAGCGGTTCCCGGAACTGACCCCGAACCGGGAGGCGGGCCCCGGGAGGGTATCTGGGCCACTTGACGACTGGACAAAAGTTTCCCAAGACATTCAGACTCCAAACTAG